The following are from one region of the Arachis duranensis cultivar V14167 chromosome 10, aradu.V14167.gnm2.J7QH, whole genome shotgun sequence genome:
- the LOC107470114 gene encoding LOW QUALITY PROTEIN: methylesterase 17 (The sequence of the model RefSeq protein was modified relative to this genomic sequence to represent the inferred CDS: deleted 1 base in 1 codon), protein MGVMGGEEGIEEGRGSKEQEHFVLIHGIGGGGWCWYKIRCLMENSGYKVSCLDLKGAGIDQSDVDSILSFDDYNKPLMDFMSSLPDNEQVILVGHSAGGLSVTQACHKFANKIRLAVYVAATMLKFGFLTDQNLKQGAPDLSEFGDDVYKLGFGLGADKPPTSALVKKEYQRKIIYQLSPHEDSTLAEMLLRAGPVQALTSARFNNNEEEVEKVARVYIRTRHDNVIKAEQQEAMIKSWPPCTVYELDSDHSPFFSTPFLLFGFLVKAAAPFDVGCN, encoded by the exons ATGGGTGTGATGGGAGGAGAAGAAGGGATTGAGGAAGGTAGAGGGTCAAAAGAGCAAGAACACTTTGTACTTATCCATGGCATAGGTGGTGGAGGTTGGTGCTGGTACAAAATCCGGTGTCTTATGGAGAATTCCGGCTACAAGGTCTCATGCCTAGACCTTAAAGGTGCCGGAATTGATCAATCCGATGTTGATTCCATTCTCTCTTTTGATGATTACAATAAGCCTCTCATGGATTTCATGTCTTCTTTGCCAGACAACGAACAG GTGATACTAGTGGGGCACAGTGCAGGAGGGTTGAGTGTTACTCAAGCATGTCATAAATTTGCTAATAAGATCCGTTTAGCAGTGTATGTGGCAGCAACTATGCTCAAGTTTGGGTTCTTAACCGACCAAAATCTTAAACAA GGGGCACCAGATTTATCAGAATTTGGTGATGATGTATACAAGCTAGGATTTGGATTGGGAGCAGATAAGCCTCCAACAAGTGCTTTGGTGAAGAAAGAATATCAACGCAAAATCATATACCAATTGAGCCCTCATGAG GATTCAACCCTAGCTGAAATGCTGCTAAGGGCAGGGCCAGTACAAGCATTAACAAGTGCAAGATTCAATAACAATGAGGAAGAAGTGGAGAAGGTGGCGCGCGTGTACATAAGGACAAGGCATGACAATGTGATTAAGGCAGAACAACAGGAAGCCATGATTAAGAGTTGGCCACCTTGCACTGTTTATGAATTGGACAGTGACCATAGCCCTTTCTTCTCCACTCCATTCCTTCTCTTTGGCTTCCTCGTTAAGGCTGCTGCT CCTTTTGACGTTGGATgcaactaa